In Epinephelus lanceolatus isolate andai-2023 chromosome 13, ASM4190304v1, whole genome shotgun sequence, the following are encoded in one genomic region:
- the sytl3 gene encoding synaptotagmin-like protein 3 isoform X1: MIKDDYSKMDLSLLQTLERERVLEVLRRDKQLRAIEDDRIRRMKHELQELRRRGAKSSTRQYGERTCARCQRPLGKLWNSGAVCRGCSHRICSKCRVCVGAANWKCTVCHAYREVKIRSGEWFLEEKAKRFPVTTDKYEMVGETLLRTYNVLSHISVVPPTPPPYMDYHYLSRSGDLRNSKPFTSSMENLMVSFASHIKKTSTSQSDVRGDLLRVDNRRGSRFTYSSQKSLSDTDISKASHLFKGPSLPNLFKKNRDSDQDGSSTGAEEETSCGSEYSGGRRGSSSSSISTDCSLFESISIAGELELALAYNTYTSCLEVTVGACRNLTCGDSKKKKCHPFVKLHMLPGKSGKMKTRVKKNTTDPVYNEVFTFKLERHLLFGKRLRASVWHSGSLKRKVFLGEVLVPLDGWRFEDKDSQCFHWYPLCGKAESSEGGAVEQDGGEMLVRVKFSSNNQGELLQLSSFKCLPENDTRRRII; this comes from the exons ATGATCAAAGACGACTATTCAAAGATGGATTTAAGTTTGCTTCAAACTCTGGAGAGAGAACGAGTCCTGGAGGTTCTTCGAAGAGACAAGCAGCTGCGTGCCATAGAAGACGACAGGATAAG GAGGATGAAACATGAGCTCCAGGAGCTTCGTCGTAGAGGTGCCAAGAGCTCCACCCGACAGTACGGCGAGCGGACCTGCGCCCGCTGCCAGAGGCCGCTGGGAAAGCTCTGGAACTCGGGCGCAGTCTGCCGTGGCTGTAGCCACCGGATCTGCAGCAAGTGCCGTGTGTGCGTGGGAGCGGCGAACTGGAAGTGCACGGTCTGCCATGCCTACAG GGAGGTGAAGATCAGGTCTGGAGAGTGGTTCTTAGAGGAGAAGGCAAAGAGATTTCCGGTCACCACAG ACAAATATGAGATGGTCGGAGAAACACTGCTGAGGACCTACAATGTGCTGAG CCATATATCAGTGGTGCCTCCCACTCCTCCGCCCTACATGGATTATCATTACCTGAGCAGATCTGGG GATCTTAGAAACTCCAAACCTTTTACAAGTTCCATGGAGAATCTCATGGTTTCTTTCGCCAGCCATATTAAAA AGACCTCCACCTCTCAGAGCGATGTGCGAGGAGACCTGCTGAGAGTGGACAATCGGAGAGGGTCGCGCTTCACCTACAGCTCCCAAAAGAGCCTCTCTGACACCGACATCAGCAAAGCGAGCCAT CTCTTCAAAGGCCCCAGTCTTCCGAACCTCTTcaagaaaaacagagacagcGACCAGGATGGCTCCTCCACCGGGGCGGAAGAAGAAACTTCCTGTGGTTCTGAGTACTCTGGAGGAAGGAGA ggtagcagcagtagcagcatcAGCACAGACTGCAGCCTCTTCGAGAGCATCAGCATCGCAGGGGAGCTGGAGCTGGCCCTGGCCTACAACACCTACACCTCCTGTCTGGAGGTCACAGTCGGTGCCTGCAGAAATCTCACCTGCGGAGAcagcaagaagaagaagtgtCACCC ATTCGTCAAACTCCACATGCTGCCGGGAAAGAGCGGCAAGATGAAGACGAGAGTGAAGAAAAACACGACTGATCCGGTTTATAATGAAGTTTTTACG TTTAAACTAGAGCGCCACCTCTTGTTTGGAAAGAGACTGCGGgcctctgtgtggcattcaggATCCCTGAAAAGGAAGGTGTTTCTCGGCGAAGTCCTTGTACCGCTGGACGGCTGGAGGTTTGAGGACAAGGACTCCCAGTGCTTCCACTGGTACCCACTTTGTGGAAAG GCTGAGAGTTCAGAGGGAGGCGCTGTGGAGCAGGACGGAGGAGAAATGCTGGTCAGAGTCAAGTTCAGCTCCAACAACCAGGGTGAGCTCCTGCAGctcagctcctttaaatgtcTGCCAGAAAATGACACACGCCGCCGgataatttaa
- the ezrb gene encoding ezrin b: protein MPKAVNVRVTTMDAELEFAIQPSTTGKQLFDQVVKTIGLREVWYFGLQYMDGKGYYTWLKLDKKVSSQDVKKENPLQFKFRAKFFPEDVSEELIQDITQKLFFLQVKEGIQSDEVYCPPETAVLLASYSVQAKFGDYNKEVHQPGYLQSERLLPHRVLEQHKLSREQWEERIQVWHEEHRLMLKEDAMLEYLKIAQDLEMYGINYFDIKNKKGTELWLGVDALGLNIYEKDDKLTPKIGFPWSEIRNISFNDKKFIIKPIDKKSPDFVFYAPRLRINKRILQLCMGNHELYMRRRKPDTIEVQQMKAQAREEKQKKQDERDKLEREKKKREDIEREKEQMEREKQDLMMRLYQFEQQTKKAEKDLQDQLQRAMMLEQERRRAEEEAARLEAERQAALLAKEELAREAEDQKKSQEQLAAELAEHTAKIAVLEEAKKRKEEEADTWQLRAREAQDDLIKTREELHTVMTVPPPPPPPPMFDHLDDNSDSEENASTHSADLQNEGINDHRNEEDRLTEAEKNERVQKQLKALTSELAQARDESRNTYNDILHSENVKAGRDKYKTLRQIRQGNTKQRIDEFEAL, encoded by the exons GTCAATGTTCGTGTCACCACCATGGACGCTGAGCTGGAGTTTGCCATCCAGCCCAGCACCACCGGCAAGCAGCTGTTTGACCAG gtggtgaaaACAATCGGCTTACGTGAGGTCTGGTACTTTGGCCTTCAGTATATGGACGGCAAAGGTTACTACACTTGGCTAAAACTGGACAAAAAG GTGTCGTCCCAGGACGTGAAGAAGGAGAACCCGCTGCAGTTTAAGTTCAGGGCCAAGTTCTTCCCAGAGGATGTGTCCGAGGAGCTGATCCAGGACATCACCCAGAAGCTTTTTTTCCTGCAGGTGAAGGAAGGCATCCAGAGCGACGAGGTTTACTGTCCACCAGAGACAGCCGTGCTGCTGGCCTCCTACTCTGTTCAGGCTAAGTTCGGAGACTACAACAAAGAAGTCCACCAGCCAGGATACCTGCAGTCTGAACGCCTGCTGCCACACAG AGTCCTGGAGCAGCATAAGTTATCCAGAGAGCAGTGGGAGGAGAGGATTCAGGTGTGGCACGAGGAGCACCGTTTGATGTTGAA GGAGGACGCTATGCTGGAGTACCTGAAGATCGCCCAAGACTTGGAAATGTACGGAATCAACTACTTTGATATCAAGAACAAGAAGGGAACTGAGCTGTGGCTGGGAGTGGACGCCCTGGGACTCAACATCTATGAGAAGGATGACAA ATTGACCCCAAAGATTGGCTTCCCCTGGAGTGAAATCAGAAACATCTCCTTCAACGATAAGAAGTTCATCATCAAGCCCATCGACAAAAAATCTCCG GACTTTGTGTTTTATGCACCGAGACTGCGCATAAACAAACGCATCCTGCAGCTATGCATGGGCAACCACGAGCTGTACATGCGCCGCCGCAAGCCCGACACGATCGAGGTGCAGCAGATGAAGGCCCAGGCCCGAGAGGAGAAGCAGAAGAAACAGGATGAGAG GGACAAGctggagagggagaagaagaagagggaggacatcgagagagagaaggagcagATGGAGCGGGAGAAGCAGGATCTGATGATGAGGCTCTACCAGTTTGAGCAGCAGACCAAGAAGGCAGagaaag ACCTACAAGACCAGCTCCAGAGAGCCATGATGCTGGAGCAGGAGCGGAGGAGAGCTGAAGAGGAGGCAGCTCGTCTGGAGGCCGAGCGTCAGGCTGCCCTGCTGGCTAAAGAGGAGCTGGCCCGCGAAGCTGAGGACCAGAAGAAGAGTCAGGAGCAGCTG GCTGCAGAGCTGGCAGAGCACACAGCCAAGATCGCCGTGCTGGAGGAGGCCAAGAAACgcaaggaggaggaggccgACACATGGCAGCTCAGG GCCAGGGAGGCCCAGGACGATCTGATTAAGACCAGGGAGGAGCTGCATACGGTGATGACGGTGCCCCCgccacctccccctccccccatGTTCGACCACTTGGACGACAACAGCGACAGTGAGGAGAACGCCAGCACGCACAGCGCCGACCTGCAGAACGAGGGCATCAACGACCACCGCAACGAGGAGGATCGCTTGACAGAGGCCGAGAAGAACGAACGTGTCCAGAAGCAGCTGAAG GCCCTGACCTCAGAGCTGGCTCAGGCACGTGACGAATCCAGGAACACCTATAACGACATTCTTCACAGCGAGAATGTCAAGGCCGGCCGAGACAAATACAAGACCCTGCGACAGATCAGGCAGGGCAACACCAAGCAGAGGATCGACGAGTTCGAGGCCTTATAA
- the sytl3 gene encoding synaptotagmin-like protein 3 isoform X2 — protein sequence MIKDDYSKMDLSLLQTLERERVLEVLRRDKQLRAIEDDRIRRMKHELQELRRRGAKSSTRQYGERTCARCQRPLGKLWNSGAVCRGCSHRICSKCRVCVGAANWKCTVCHAYREVKIRSGEWFLEEKAKRFPVTTDKYEMVGETLLRTYNVLSHISVVPPTPPPYMDYHYLSRSGDLRNSKPFTSSMENLMVSFASHIKKTSTSQSDVRGDLLRVDNRRGSRFTYSSQKSLSDTDISKASHLFKGPSLPNLFKKNRDSDQDGSSTGAEEETSCGSEYSGGRRGSSSSSISTDCSLFESISIAGELELALAYNTYTSCLEVTVGACRNLTCGDSKKKKCHPFVKLHMLPGKSGKMKTRVKKNTTDPVYNEVFTFKLERHLLFGKRLRASVWHSGSLKRKVFLGEVLVPLDGWRFEDKDSQCFHWYPLCGKAESSEGGAVEQDGGEMLVRVKFSSNNQGV from the exons ATGATCAAAGACGACTATTCAAAGATGGATTTAAGTTTGCTTCAAACTCTGGAGAGAGAACGAGTCCTGGAGGTTCTTCGAAGAGACAAGCAGCTGCGTGCCATAGAAGACGACAGGATAAG GAGGATGAAACATGAGCTCCAGGAGCTTCGTCGTAGAGGTGCCAAGAGCTCCACCCGACAGTACGGCGAGCGGACCTGCGCCCGCTGCCAGAGGCCGCTGGGAAAGCTCTGGAACTCGGGCGCAGTCTGCCGTGGCTGTAGCCACCGGATCTGCAGCAAGTGCCGTGTGTGCGTGGGAGCGGCGAACTGGAAGTGCACGGTCTGCCATGCCTACAG GGAGGTGAAGATCAGGTCTGGAGAGTGGTTCTTAGAGGAGAAGGCAAAGAGATTTCCGGTCACCACAG ACAAATATGAGATGGTCGGAGAAACACTGCTGAGGACCTACAATGTGCTGAG CCATATATCAGTGGTGCCTCCCACTCCTCCGCCCTACATGGATTATCATTACCTGAGCAGATCTGGG GATCTTAGAAACTCCAAACCTTTTACAAGTTCCATGGAGAATCTCATGGTTTCTTTCGCCAGCCATATTAAAA AGACCTCCACCTCTCAGAGCGATGTGCGAGGAGACCTGCTGAGAGTGGACAATCGGAGAGGGTCGCGCTTCACCTACAGCTCCCAAAAGAGCCTCTCTGACACCGACATCAGCAAAGCGAGCCAT CTCTTCAAAGGCCCCAGTCTTCCGAACCTCTTcaagaaaaacagagacagcGACCAGGATGGCTCCTCCACCGGGGCGGAAGAAGAAACTTCCTGTGGTTCTGAGTACTCTGGAGGAAGGAGA ggtagcagcagtagcagcatcAGCACAGACTGCAGCCTCTTCGAGAGCATCAGCATCGCAGGGGAGCTGGAGCTGGCCCTGGCCTACAACACCTACACCTCCTGTCTGGAGGTCACAGTCGGTGCCTGCAGAAATCTCACCTGCGGAGAcagcaagaagaagaagtgtCACCC ATTCGTCAAACTCCACATGCTGCCGGGAAAGAGCGGCAAGATGAAGACGAGAGTGAAGAAAAACACGACTGATCCGGTTTATAATGAAGTTTTTACG TTTAAACTAGAGCGCCACCTCTTGTTTGGAAAGAGACTGCGGgcctctgtgtggcattcaggATCCCTGAAAAGGAAGGTGTTTCTCGGCGAAGTCCTTGTACCGCTGGACGGCTGGAGGTTTGAGGACAAGGACTCCCAGTGCTTCCACTGGTACCCACTTTGTGGAAAG GCTGAGAGTTCAGAGGGAGGCGCTGTGGAGCAGGACGGAGGAGAAATGCTGGTCAGAGTCAAGTTCAGCTCCAACAACCAGG gTGTCTGA